The genomic interval CGGTGCAACGAAAAGGAGCGTTTGCTCATTCAGCTACTAGTACGATTGCTGCAAAGCCTATTCCTATTACAAGTATCGAAACCATTAATGAGCCTAGAATATATACAGATTTAATCGAACTAAATCGAGTTCTTGGGGGAGGCATAGTTCGTGGTTCACTTGTATTAATAGGGGGAGATCCAGGAATAGGGAAGTCAACACTGCTATTACAAGTATCCTCTCAGTTGGCACAGAAAAAACACTCTGTTTTATATGTATCTGGAGAGGAATCTCAAAAGCAAACAAAGTTAAGAGCAGACCGTTTAGGAGTTGTTTCTGACCATTTGCTTGTTTATTCGGAAACAAATCTAGAAGATATAAGTAGAACAATTGAAAATACAAATGTAGAGTTTGTTGTTATTGATTCTATTCAGACCATTTATCATCCAGAAGTTACTTCTGCACCAGGAAGTGTTTCTCAAGTTAGAGAATGTACAGCTGAATTAATGAGAATTGGAAAAACAAAAGGAATAGCGATTTTCATTGTAGGGCATGTAACAAAAGAAGGTTCCATTGCAGGACCAAGATTGTTAGAACATATGGTGGATACAGTTTTGTATTTCGAAGGAGAAAGACATCATACATATCGTATTTTACGAGCAGTAAAGAATCGATTTGGTTCTACTAATGAGATGGGAATTTTTGAGATGAAAGAATTTGGTCTTGAAGAAGTAGAGAATCCATCAGAAATATTCCTTGAAGAGCGTTCGCAAGGTGCCGCTGGTTCAACAGTTGTAGCATCAATGGAAGGGACGAGACCTGTCCTTGTTGAAATTCAAGCATTGATTTCACCGACTAGCTTCGGAAATCCTAGAAGGATGGCGACGGGAATCGATCATAACAGAGTCCCTCTTTTAATGGCAGTATTAGAAAAAAGAGTCGGCATGTTATTACAGAATCAGGATGCGTATTTAAAAGTAGCTGGTGGGGTAAAACTGGATGAGCCTGCTATTGATCTAGCAATCGCAGTGAGTATTGCATCAAGCTTTAGAGATAAACCTACTAAAGCTACGGATTGCATTATAGGAGAAGTTGGATTAACAGGGGAAGTTAGAAGAGTTTCTCGTATTGAGCAAAGAGTACAAGAGGCTGCAAAACTTGGGTTTGAACGTGTTATTATTCCAAACAATAATTTAAGCGGTTTAAAGGTACCCAAGGGGATAAAGGTTGTGGGAGTTAGTTCAGTGGCAGAGGCATTAACAGCCGCCTTTGGGGATTAATTTAGAAAAAATACATTGATGTGATTTTTTAGTTGTGTTAAAATGGAATATTTATT from Niallia sp. FSL W8-0635 carries:
- the radA gene encoding DNA repair protein RadA, whose amino-acid sequence is MAKRKTKFLCQDCGYESAKWMGKCPGCGNWNTMVEEVEKSAVQRKGAFAHSATSTIAAKPIPITSIETINEPRIYTDLIELNRVLGGGIVRGSLVLIGGDPGIGKSTLLLQVSSQLAQKKHSVLYVSGEESQKQTKLRADRLGVVSDHLLVYSETNLEDISRTIENTNVEFVVIDSIQTIYHPEVTSAPGSVSQVRECTAELMRIGKTKGIAIFIVGHVTKEGSIAGPRLLEHMVDTVLYFEGERHHTYRILRAVKNRFGSTNEMGIFEMKEFGLEEVENPSEIFLEERSQGAAGSTVVASMEGTRPVLVEIQALISPTSFGNPRRMATGIDHNRVPLLMAVLEKRVGMLLQNQDAYLKVAGGVKLDEPAIDLAIAVSIASSFRDKPTKATDCIIGEVGLTGEVRRVSRIEQRVQEAAKLGFERVIIPNNNLSGLKVPKGIKVVGVSSVAEALTAAFGD